Proteins from one bacterium genomic window:
- a CDS encoding phytanoyl-CoA dioxygenase family protein, with the protein MTDLQRIRSDQPVTRILEAIECDGGVIVEGLLAPDVLARLNADIDPWLADTEPGRPCLNPAIEWFMGKTTRHLTGIAAKSQTFATDVLCHPLLLQVCDAILLPSCSSYKLNVGHVLDRGPGAEPQLLHRDQVVWNDLPKPHPEIEVASVMALADFTEENGATRVIPGSHKWPLDRMPTEEETIPAVMKAGDAIVYLGSTIHGGGPNTTSDVFRRGMHMSYVVGWLRSEENNCLGTPLEIARKLPRQSQELIGYAAYDGVARGGGFLGAVDVRDPVEMIEKGDL; encoded by the coding sequence CAACGCATCCGATCCGATCAACCCGTCACGCGCATCCTCGAGGCCATCGAGTGCGATGGCGGCGTCATCGTCGAGGGCTTGCTCGCCCCCGATGTGCTGGCTCGTCTCAATGCAGACATCGATCCCTGGCTGGCCGACACAGAGCCGGGGCGCCCCTGTCTGAACCCGGCGATCGAGTGGTTCATGGGCAAGACCACACGACACCTCACAGGAATTGCAGCGAAGTCGCAAACCTTTGCGACGGATGTCTTGTGCCATCCGCTCCTTCTCCAGGTGTGCGACGCGATCCTGCTCCCTTCCTGCAGCAGCTATAAGCTGAATGTGGGCCATGTGCTCGATCGCGGCCCGGGCGCGGAGCCACAACTCCTGCATCGCGACCAGGTGGTCTGGAACGATCTTCCAAAGCCGCATCCCGAGATCGAAGTGGCCAGCGTGATGGCATTGGCGGACTTCACAGAAGAGAACGGAGCCACGCGCGTCATTCCCGGCAGTCACAAGTGGCCTCTCGATCGCATGCCCACGGAAGAGGAAACGATCCCCGCAGTCATGAAGGCCGGAGACGCCATCGTCTACCTGGGTTCTACGATTCACGGTGGGGGACCGAACACGACCTCCGACGTATTCCGTCGCGGGATGCACATGAGCTATGTCGTCGGCTGGCTACGCAGTGAGGAGAACAACTGTCTGGGCACGCCCCTCGAGATAGCCCGCAAGCTGCCGCGACAGTCCCAGGAGTTGATCGGCTACGCGGCCTATGACGGGGTGGCCAGGGGCGGCGGTTTTCTGGGCGCAGTCGATGTACGCGACCCGGTGGAGATGATCGAAAAGGGCGACCTCTGA